The following coding sequences lie in one Deltaproteobacteria bacterium genomic window:
- the nrdR gene encoding transcriptional repressor NrdR: protein MRCPYCTKIDNKVIDSRLSKDGRTIRRRRECLACGRRFTTYEKLEEVLPLIVKKDGRREPFNREKIIEGMKKACQKRPISITRIEEFVDGLEFYFQELGKKEIESKEIGEKVINRLKDWDEVAYVRFASVYRQFRDISEFMNELEEMLKARKEQNNP, encoded by the coding sequence ATGAGGTGCCCCTATTGTACGAAGATCGACAACAAGGTCATTGATTCTCGACTGAGCAAGGACGGCCGGACCATTAGAAGGCGGCGGGAATGTCTTGCCTGCGGGAGGCGGTTTACCACCTATGAAAAGCTCGAAGAGGTCTTGCCCCTGATCGTCAAAAAGGATGGGAGGCGTGAACCCTTCAACAGGGAAAAGATCATCGAAGGGATGAAAAAGGCCTGCCAGAAGAGGCCCATAAGTATCACGCGGATCGAGGAGTTCGTGGACGGATTGGAGTTCTATTTCCAGGAGTTGGGGAAGAAGGAAATCGAGAGCAAGGAGATAGGAGAAAAGGTGATCAACCGTCTCAAGGACTGGGACGAGGTGGCCTATGTCCGGTTTGCATCGGTATACCGGCAGTTCCGGGACATCAGCGAATTCATGAATGAGCTTGAAGAGATGCTGAAGGCGAGGAAGGAGCAGAACAACCCCTAG
- a CDS encoding cytidine/deoxycytidylate deaminase family protein, with the protein MTRPSWPEYFMAITKMVAKRSTCIRRSVGAILVKDKRILATGYNGAPSGLRHCEEVGCLREDSSIPSGTRHELCRGLHAEQNVIVQAAYHGISIQGATLYCTNKPCVICTKMIINAGIKKVYFEEGYNDPLADQMMAEAGIEIERLNL; encoded by the coding sequence TTGACCAGACCGTCCTGGCCCGAGTACTTCATGGCCATTACCAAGATGGTGGCGAAGAGATCCACCTGCATCAGGCGCAGTGTGGGGGCCATCCTGGTGAAGGATAAGAGGATCTTGGCCACTGGGTACAATGGAGCCCCTTCGGGTCTGAGGCACTGCGAGGAGGTGGGTTGCCTGCGGGAGGATTCCTCGATCCCCTCGGGCACCCGTCATGAACTTTGCAGGGGCCTCCATGCCGAGCAGAATGTCATAGTCCAGGCCGCCTATCACGGCATCTCCATTCAGGGCGCTACTCTCTATTGCACCAACAAGCCCTGTGTCATCTGCACCAAGATGATCATCAACGCGGGCATTAAGAAGGTTTATTTCGAGGAAGGTTACAACGATCCCCTGGCGGATCAGATGATGGCGGAGGCGGGCATTGAGATTGAGAGGTTGAATCTATGA
- a CDS encoding serine hydroxymethyltransferase, with the protein MGTILREADPEVARAIQAELDREKDNLVLIASENYASRAVIEAQASVMTNKYAEGYPKRRYYGGCEYVDIVEDLAINRVRELYGAEYANVQPHSGSQANMAVYLSFLKPGDTILGMDLSHGGHLTHGSPVSFSGKLFRAVSYGLHPETGTIDYDRVRNLALEHSPRMIIAGASAYPRIIDFTRFKEIAREVGAYLMVDMAHIAGLVAAQLHPSPVGLADFVTSTTHKTLRGPRGGFILSQEQHGETLDKGVFPGIQGGPLMHVIAAKAVAFGEAQTREFKEYQRQVVLNARALGERLKDLGYSLVTGGTDNHIVLVDLSQKGLTGREAEEALGRAGIAVNKNTVPFDKRGPRVTSGIRLGTPALTTRGMKEPEMARIAGLIHKILETPADDMVIREVRSEVAELCDGFPIYQDLGTR; encoded by the coding sequence CCTCCGAGAATTACGCTTCCAGGGCGGTGATCGAGGCCCAGGCCAGCGTCATGACCAACAAGTACGCCGAGGGGTATCCCAAGAGGAGATACTACGGGGGTTGTGAATACGTCGACATCGTGGAAGATTTGGCCATCAACCGGGTCCGGGAGCTTTACGGTGCAGAGTATGCCAACGTGCAGCCCCATTCAGGGTCCCAGGCCAACATGGCCGTTTACCTGTCGTTCCTGAAACCGGGCGATACCATCCTGGGCATGGATCTGAGCCACGGAGGGCATCTGACCCACGGGAGTCCGGTAAGTTTTTCAGGAAAACTTTTCCGGGCCGTATCATACGGGCTCCATCCCGAGACGGGCACTATCGACTATGACCGTGTTCGGAATCTCGCCCTGGAACACAGCCCGCGGATGATCATAGCGGGTGCGAGCGCCTATCCTCGTATCATCGATTTTACTCGCTTCAAAGAAATCGCCCGGGAGGTAGGGGCCTACCTCATGGTGGACATGGCTCATATTGCGGGTTTGGTGGCCGCTCAACTCCATCCCTCCCCTGTAGGCCTGGCCGATTTTGTCACCTCCACCACCCACAAGACCCTCAGGGGCCCCCGGGGAGGCTTTATCCTGTCCCAGGAGCAACATGGCGAGACCTTGGATAAGGGGGTATTTCCCGGGATCCAGGGCGGCCCCCTCATGCATGTCATCGCCGCCAAAGCTGTGGCCTTCGGGGAGGCCCAAACCCGGGAATTCAAGGAATACCAGCGACAAGTGGTGTTGAACGCCCGGGCCTTGGGGGAGCGCTTAAAGGATCTCGGGTACTCGTTGGTGACCGGGGGTACCGACAACCACATCGTACTGGTGGACCTGAGCCAAAAAGGCCTCACCGGGCGGGAGGCTGAAGAGGCCCTGGGCCGGGCCGGAATAGCGGTCAACAAGAATACCGTGCCCTTTGACAAACGGGGACCCAGGGTGACCAGCGGCATTCGGCTTGGGACTCCCGCCTTGACCACCCGGGGAATGAAGGAGCCGGAGATGGCCCGAATCGCCGGTTTGATCCACAAGATTTTGGAAACCCCCGCGGACGACATGGTGATCCGGGAGGTAAGGTCCGAAGTCGCTGAACTGTGTGATGGATTTCCCATATATCAAGATCTGGGCACTAGATAA